Proteins co-encoded in one Cryomorphaceae bacterium 1068 genomic window:
- a CDS encoding DUF3298 domain-containing protein has protein sequence MKNFLPLILTLFLASCGSTVENTSEESSDNAPTYAVDFKEFSEREADCASEQCTEVKIVLPFLKGGDTVITAEVNTDIEDQYRQLIRSRLPEPRSTGSWESLAASFIEGYELFKMEFPDDPTSWYLYLEGRESSIVGDTVFTVMVNDSEFMGGAHGNSATLIQSYSLKDGMPIDFVERYGVHLKEVAERKFRAHHSISINEPLNDAGFIFPEEGFILPDNIGYSSKGLILIYNPYEVAPYSTGTTELIIPISDLEARSEAS, from the coding sequence ATGAAAAATTTCCTTCCCCTTATTCTCACTTTATTCCTTGCTTCTTGTGGGAGCACCGTTGAAAATACGTCTGAAGAAAGCTCAGATAATGCACCGACTTATGCAGTGGATTTTAAAGAATTTTCTGAACGTGAGGCTGACTGTGCCAGCGAACAATGTACAGAGGTAAAAATAGTTTTACCATTTTTGAAAGGCGGTGACACAGTGATTACAGCTGAAGTCAATACAGATATTGAAGACCAATACCGGCAGCTGATCAGGTCCAGATTGCCTGAGCCGCGATCCACGGGATCTTGGGAATCACTTGCAGCAAGTTTTATCGAGGGATATGAGTTGTTCAAGATGGAATTTCCGGATGATCCGACGTCTTGGTATCTCTATCTGGAAGGAAGGGAGTCTTCAATTGTTGGCGATACTGTCTTCACGGTAATGGTGAATGACAGCGAGTTTATGGGAGGAGCTCATGGAAACTCGGCAACTCTTATTCAGTCTTACAGTTTAAAAGACGGTATGCCAATTGATTTTGTGGAGCGTTACGGAGTCCATCTTAAGGAAGTAGCCGAACGAAAATTCAGAGCACATCACAGTATCTCAATCAATGAACCGCTTAATGATGCAGGCTTTATTTTTCCTGAAGAAGGGTTTATCCTTCCGGATAATATCGGCTATTCTTCCAAAGGACTGATTCTCATCTACAACCCATATGAAGTGGCTCCGTATTCAACGGGAACAACTGAGTTGATCATTCCTATTTCGGATTTAGAAGCACGAAGTGAAGCTTCTTAA
- a CDS encoding PhoH family protein has product MSERIIPIENVDPVEILGVNNSKFQFITRHFPKLKVIARGNMIKAIGEPEEIDHFEQKMNLFMQHMDKYNRLTESNIERLMSEDAPSLMINAGGDGILVHGNNGLKVKAKTANQRRIVEAVDESDLVFAIGPAGTGKTYTAVALAVRALKDKQVRKIILTRPAVEAGENLGFLPGDLKDKLDPYLQPLYDALRDMIPPERLRDYMEMGTIQIAPLAYMRGRTLDKAFVILDEAQNATISQLKMFLTRMGETAKFVITGDMTQVDLPKKQTSGLKYSIEKLSDVEGVKLIFLNEKDVMRHPLVKRIITAFESNKTDK; this is encoded by the coding sequence TTGAGCGAAAGAATAATTCCAATCGAAAACGTTGACCCAGTCGAGATCCTCGGGGTGAACAACTCCAAGTTTCAATTCATTACGCGTCACTTCCCCAAACTCAAAGTCATAGCTCGTGGAAACATGATCAAAGCTATAGGCGAGCCTGAAGAAATTGATCACTTCGAGCAAAAGATGAATTTGTTCATGCAGCACATGGATAAGTACAACCGGCTGACCGAAAGCAATATCGAGCGCTTGATGTCTGAAGATGCACCGAGTTTGATGATTAATGCAGGGGGCGACGGAATTTTAGTCCATGGAAATAATGGCTTAAAAGTTAAAGCCAAAACAGCCAATCAAAGGCGAATTGTTGAAGCAGTAGATGAGAGCGATCTCGTTTTTGCGATTGGTCCTGCAGGAACGGGAAAAACCTACACGGCTGTTGCCCTTGCGGTAAGAGCCTTGAAAGACAAACAAGTTCGTAAAATCATATTGACGCGTCCAGCGGTTGAAGCCGGTGAAAACCTGGGATTTCTTCCAGGCGATTTGAAGGATAAACTCGATCCCTATTTGCAACCGCTGTACGATGCGCTGCGAGACATGATACCACCTGAGCGCCTCCGCGACTACATGGAAATGGGAACCATCCAAATAGCCCCTCTCGCCTACATGCGCGGAAGAACTTTAGATAAGGCATTTGTCATTTTAGATGAAGCTCAAAACGCCACTATTTCCCAATTGAAGATGTTCTTAACCAGGATGGGAGAAACAGCCAAATTTGTGATCACGGGTGATATGACTCAGGTGGATTTGCCCAAGAAACAAACGAGCGGATTAAAATATAGTATCGAAAAACTATCAGACGTGGAAGGTGTGAAATTGATCTTTCTAAACGAAAAAGATGTCATGCGTCATCCCTTGGTTAAGCGAATCATCACCGCATTTGAAAGCAATAAAACTGATAAATAA
- a CDS encoding 1,4-dihydroxy-2-naphthoyl-CoA synthase yields MSKANWIKVKDYEDITYAKSGSVARIAFNRPEVRNAFRPKTVKELYSAFLDAREDTSIGVVLFSGEGPSAKDGGWAFCSGGDQNARGQQGYVDEDGMPRLNILEVQRLIRFMPKVVIAVVPGWAVGGGHSLHVVCDMTLASKEHAIFKQTDADVSSFDGGYGSAYLAKMVGQKRAREIFFLGRNYSAQEAYEMGMVNAVIPHADLEATAYEWAQEILEKSPTSIKMLKFAFNLTDDGMVGQQVFAGEATRLAYMTDEAKEGRDAFLEKRKPDFKDIKWIP; encoded by the coding sequence ATGAGCAAAGCCAACTGGATTAAAGTCAAAGACTACGAAGATATAACCTATGCCAAGTCGGGTAGTGTAGCTCGAATAGCATTCAATCGCCCCGAGGTAAGGAATGCGTTCAGACCAAAAACTGTGAAGGAGCTTTACAGCGCCTTTTTAGACGCTCGTGAAGATACTTCCATTGGTGTAGTCCTGTTTTCAGGAGAAGGACCATCTGCGAAAGACGGCGGCTGGGCTTTCTGCAGCGGTGGAGATCAGAACGCTCGCGGTCAACAAGGCTATGTCGATGAGGACGGAATGCCTCGACTCAATATTTTGGAAGTGCAGCGACTGATTCGGTTTATGCCCAAAGTGGTGATTGCCGTGGTGCCCGGATGGGCCGTTGGTGGTGGACACAGCCTGCACGTGGTTTGCGATATGACCCTTGCCAGTAAGGAACACGCCATCTTCAAACAAACCGATGCCGATGTGAGCAGCTTCGACGGTGGATACGGTTCGGCCTATCTGGCAAAGATGGTAGGACAAAAACGCGCCAGAGAGATTTTCTTTCTCGGCAGAAACTACTCCGCACAGGAAGCTTACGAGATGGGTATGGTGAATGCGGTTATCCCTCACGCCGACTTGGAAGCCACCGCTTACGAATGGGCTCAAGAGATCTTGGAGAAATCGCCAACGAGTATCAAGATGCTCAAGTTTGCATTTAACCTCACCGACGATGGAATGGTAGGTCAGCAAGTCTTTGCAGGAGAAGCCACACGACTGGCCTACATGACTGACGAAGCCAAAGAAGGAAGAGATGCCTTTTTAGAAAAGCGAAAGCCGGATTTCAAGGATATTAAGTGGATACCTTAA
- a CDS encoding HPF/RaiA family ribosome-associated protein codes for MDKTIEPVNFNASQELIDNVGQMFDKLVRYNDQIVKADIYLKSLRETPERAKKVEVRVFLPGKDVFVEYEADTFKTAAQKNFDRLKVILAKEKDKLKSHH; via the coding sequence ATGGACAAAACCATAGAACCTGTAAACTTCAACGCCAGCCAAGAATTAATTGACAATGTCGGACAGATGTTTGACAAATTGGTGCGTTACAACGATCAGATCGTTAAAGCAGATATTTACTTAAAGTCACTACGTGAAACTCCTGAGCGAGCAAAAAAGGTTGAAGTGCGGGTTTTTCTTCCCGGCAAGGATGTCTTCGTAGAATATGAGGCGGATACATTCAAAACTGCAGCTCAGAAAAACTTTGACCGTTTAAAAGTCATTCTCGCTAAGGAGAAAGATAAATTGAAGTCGCATCATTAA
- a CDS encoding SAM-dependent chlorinase/fluorinase: protein MPIITLTSDLSTKDYYLAAVKATAYRLISDVKWIDVSNHIPPFDMAKAAFVLKNVWKEFPEGTIHIVGVASEWTKKTPYAIVKMQGQYFIGTDNGFFSLLFDETAVPDWIRTIKLQGDEDLSFPAKSIFVSIAAKIAAAEELDDFSTEVESYRRRPLPIPVVEYDNIRGMAIYVDSYGNVITNITRELFEKEVGSKEFNIVIRRGDTDLNRISRTYNEVPQGEKVALFTSEGYLEIAINRGVEGSGGGATDLLGIRENDIIRIEILEE from the coding sequence ATGCCAATCATCACCCTCACTTCTGATTTAAGTACGAAAGACTATTACCTGGCGGCTGTGAAAGCCACAGCTTACAGGCTGATTTCTGATGTGAAGTGGATCGATGTTTCCAATCATATTCCGCCATTTGACATGGCTAAGGCTGCTTTTGTCCTCAAGAATGTTTGGAAAGAATTTCCCGAAGGCACTATTCACATCGTTGGAGTAGCTTCAGAGTGGACTAAGAAAACACCTTATGCCATCGTAAAAATGCAAGGGCAGTATTTCATCGGTACCGACAATGGTTTCTTTTCCTTGCTCTTTGATGAAACTGCAGTACCCGACTGGATTCGCACCATCAAGCTACAGGGTGATGAAGATCTAAGTTTTCCTGCTAAGTCGATTTTTGTGAGCATTGCTGCGAAAATAGCCGCTGCTGAAGAATTAGATGATTTCAGTACTGAAGTAGAAAGCTATCGCCGCCGACCACTACCGATTCCTGTAGTTGAATACGACAACATCCGCGGTATGGCGATCTACGTCGATTCTTATGGCAATGTGATTACAAACATCACCAGAGAACTTTTCGAAAAAGAAGTTGGATCCAAAGAGTTTAATATCGTGATACGCCGAGGCGATACTGATCTGAACCGTATTTCCAGAACCTACAACGAGGTGCCTCAAGGTGAGAAAGTAGCACTGTTCACTTCCGAGGGATACCTAGAAATTGCCATCAATCGCGGCGTGGAAGGAAGTGGAGGTGGAGCAACAGATCTTCTGGGTATTCGTGAAAACGATATCATTCGGATAGAAATTTTGGAGGAGTAG
- a CDS encoding 2-phosphosulfolactate phosphatase: MPSKSRVEVCFSPEEFDLYKQEYTTVVAIDVLRATTAICAAFDNGAAKMIPVSSVEEAQAFKDEGYLVGAERNGKIVEGFDFGNSPYSYMKDFVKGQTLVLTTTNGTKAINKAAKTHEVLVGALVNLQSVIDYLSQSPRDVLLLASGWQGKFNLEDSICAGAITESLLETGDYISDEDSTIASLFLYRQAKNNYFAFLKASSHRRRLRNLNLNEDIKYCLTPNQTRVIPVYRDGALVKMEGWE, from the coding sequence ATGCCTAGCAAGAGTAGAGTAGAAGTTTGTTTCTCCCCTGAGGAGTTTGATTTGTATAAACAAGAGTACACCACGGTGGTGGCGATTGATGTGTTGCGTGCTACTACTGCAATTTGTGCAGCTTTTGACAATGGGGCTGCCAAAATGATTCCGGTTAGCTCCGTAGAAGAGGCTCAAGCTTTTAAGGATGAAGGATACTTGGTAGGAGCGGAGCGCAATGGGAAAATCGTTGAGGGCTTTGATTTCGGAAACTCGCCGTATAGTTATATGAAGGATTTTGTAAAAGGTCAAACGCTCGTGCTTACTACTACGAATGGAACGAAAGCCATCAATAAGGCAGCGAAGACACACGAAGTTCTTGTTGGTGCACTGGTAAACCTTCAGTCTGTGATTGACTACCTCAGTCAATCTCCCAGAGATGTCTTGTTGTTGGCCTCAGGTTGGCAAGGGAAGTTCAACTTGGAGGACAGTATTTGTGCAGGAGCTATCACGGAGTCTTTGTTGGAAACTGGAGATTATATCAGCGACGAAGACTCCACCATTGCTTCCTTGTTTCTTTACCGCCAAGCCAAAAATAACTACTTCGCATTTTTAAAAGCTTCTTCTCATAGAAGAAGACTGAGAAACCTCAATTTGAATGAGGATATTAAATACTGCTTGACGCCAAACCAAACCCGTGTGATACCTGTTTACCGTGACGGTGCATTAGTGAAAATGGAAGGATGGGAATAG
- a CDS encoding phosphoribosylaminoimidazolesuccinocarboxamide synthase, with amino-acid sequence MEAPAQIDYSFPNQSSVYHGKVRDVYGIGNDLLVMVASDRISAFDVILPKGIPGKGAMLNLIAAKFLNATADICPNWLMATPAPNVAVGHKCEPFRVEMVIRAYLTGHAWREYKSGKRVLCGVSMPDGMKEHDRFPTPIITPATKAEEGHDEDISREDILAKGIVPQDHYLKMEEYTHALFQRGTEMAAEKGLILVDTKYEFGLKDGVVMLMDEIHTPDSSRYFYADGYEERQSNGEAQKQLSKEFVREWLIENGFQGKEGQSVPEMTPDRVEMIAARYRELYEKITGEAFNRNAEKLTKKEVENRTTEYLKTL; translated from the coding sequence ATGGAAGCTCCAGCTCAAATAGACTACTCCTTTCCCAACCAAAGCTCTGTTTATCATGGAAAGGTGAGAGACGTTTATGGAATCGGCAATGACTTGTTGGTGATGGTTGCCAGCGATCGCATCTCGGCATTCGACGTCATTTTACCGAAAGGCATACCCGGAAAAGGAGCGATGCTCAACCTCATCGCCGCGAAGTTCTTGAACGCCACGGCAGATATTTGCCCGAATTGGCTGATGGCTACTCCCGCGCCCAACGTTGCCGTAGGACACAAATGCGAGCCCTTCCGCGTGGAGATGGTCATTCGCGCTTACCTCACAGGGCACGCTTGGCGAGAGTACAAGTCGGGCAAAAGAGTACTCTGCGGTGTTTCGATGCCCGATGGCATGAAGGAACACGACCGCTTCCCCACTCCCATTATTACTCCCGCGACCAAGGCCGAAGAAGGACACGATGAAGACATTTCGAGAGAAGACATTCTCGCGAAAGGAATTGTGCCACAAGATCATTACCTGAAAATGGAGGAGTATACTCATGCTCTTTTCCAAAGAGGAACGGAGATGGCAGCCGAGAAAGGATTGATCCTGGTTGACACGAAATACGAATTCGGACTGAAAGACGGTGTGGTGATGCTGATGGACGAAATCCACACGCCTGACTCGTCGCGGTACTTTTACGCCGACGGTTACGAAGAAAGACAATCCAACGGCGAAGCACAGAAGCAGCTCTCGAAAGAGTTCGTGCGCGAATGGCTGATCGAAAACGGCTTTCAAGGCAAGGAAGGACAGTCTGTGCCCGAAATGACTCCCGACCGTGTGGAGATGATCGCTGCGCGTTACCGCGAACTGTACGAAAAGATCACCGGTGAGGCATTCAATAGAAATGCAGAAAAACTGACTAAAAAAGAGGTGGAGAACCGAACGACCGAATATTTAAAGACCCTTTAA
- a CDS encoding YggS family pyridoxal phosphate-dependent enzyme, which translates to MGIAENIARINSELGENTELIAVSKYSPDEAVLEAYKAGHRDFGENKAQDVTARKERFPDDVCWHFIGHLQRNKVKYIAPYIHLIHAVDSLKLLKEINKQAKKFDRVIPVLLQMHIAKEESKFGLDESELTELIHSAELAELENVRVEGLMGMATNTDKEAVIRSEFESLKSIFDRLAEAETPSNVEMKTLSMGMSNDYKIAVECDSTMVRIGSAVFN; encoded by the coding sequence ATGGGAATAGCGGAAAACATAGCGCGAATAAATAGTGAATTGGGCGAGAATACAGAACTTATCGCTGTTTCAAAATACAGCCCTGACGAGGCCGTTCTCGAAGCCTATAAGGCGGGGCATCGCGATTTTGGCGAGAACAAAGCCCAAGATGTAACGGCGCGAAAAGAGCGTTTTCCCGACGACGTTTGCTGGCATTTTATTGGCCACCTTCAAAGAAATAAGGTGAAGTATATCGCCCCTTACATTCACCTTATTCATGCGGTTGATAGCCTCAAGCTCTTAAAGGAAATCAACAAACAAGCAAAGAAGTTCGATCGAGTGATTCCCGTTTTATTGCAAATGCACATTGCAAAAGAAGAGTCGAAGTTCGGATTGGACGAAAGCGAGTTGACGGAGTTGATTCACTCGGCCGAATTGGCTGAGCTGGAGAATGTTCGAGTAGAAGGACTCATGGGAATGGCCACCAATACGGATAAAGAAGCCGTAATCAGAAGTGAATTTGAAAGTTTGAAATCGATTTTTGACCGTTTGGCGGAAGCCGAAACCCCCTCAAATGTGGAGATGAAAACCCTCAGTATGGGGATGAGTAATGATTATAAAATTGCGGTGGAATGCGATTCGACGATGGTAAGAATCGGTTCTGCGGTCTTTAATTAG
- a CDS encoding HEAT repeat domain-containing protein — protein sequence MSTVKNKRVEALMSLLHSTKTTEVIGALQKIPEQGNASLIKPLLRAYLAWPDETDIRSRIEKILGELKTQEAIPELISALQDEEFEELRAMIISVFWHAGIYPTDELDVLISSAIKGDFMVAVEVVTVVENSDVFTDPDLIQQYMLDIDEFLDEYPDAPHASVLEQLKTVLKGQYNL from the coding sequence ATGTCAACAGTAAAGAATAAAAGGGTAGAGGCCTTAATGAGCCTTCTACATTCGACTAAAACCACTGAGGTAATCGGTGCCTTGCAAAAGATTCCCGAACAGGGGAATGCTTCGTTGATCAAGCCGTTGCTCAGAGCTTACTTGGCTTGGCCCGACGAAACAGATATTCGATCAAGGATTGAAAAGATCTTGGGAGAATTAAAAACCCAAGAGGCGATTCCCGAACTGATCAGTGCTTTGCAAGATGAAGAGTTTGAAGAACTGCGGGCCATGATCATTTCCGTGTTTTGGCATGCGGGTATTTATCCGACGGATGAATTGGATGTTCTCATTTCCAGTGCCATCAAGGGAGATTTTATGGTGGCCGTGGAAGTGGTGACTGTCGTGGAGAATTCGGATGTCTTCACAGATCCCGATTTGATTCAGCAGTATATGCTCGATATTGATGAGTTCCTGGACGAGTATCCCGATGCACCCCACGCTTCAGTATTGGAGCAATTGAAAACAGTTTTAAAAGGTCAATACAATTTATAG
- a CDS encoding fibronectin type III domain-containing protein, whose product MKIGLRGLNPSEKVEKAQRVVSGMSKSQIYSKNKKLIEELTSAQNALNKAIEMAEYGDRRAIAARNLCVKNLDAKLRQAASYVEALSNGDKKEIELTGFELRKRNNQAAELIHPENFRIKRTDNTGELQLIWSPVKNSKNYLVQSCLKKEAKNTDWTTISYSTKSRCLVDNLEPGKTYYFRVLAIGAGGIGPPSNIESIMAA is encoded by the coding sequence GTGAAAATCGGACTACGAGGATTAAATCCCTCGGAAAAAGTAGAAAAAGCCCAACGTGTGGTGTCCGGGATGAGCAAAAGCCAAATCTATAGCAAGAATAAAAAGTTGATAGAGGAATTGACATCGGCCCAAAACGCACTTAATAAGGCAATTGAAATGGCCGAATACGGAGACCGAAGAGCGATCGCAGCGAGAAATCTATGCGTGAAGAATTTGGATGCCAAATTGAGGCAAGCTGCCTCCTATGTCGAAGCCTTGAGCAACGGTGACAAAAAAGAGATTGAATTGACTGGTTTTGAATTGCGAAAGCGCAACAATCAAGCCGCCGAGTTAATCCATCCGGAGAACTTTCGCATTAAGCGAACGGACAATACGGGAGAACTTCAATTGATTTGGTCGCCCGTAAAGAATAGCAAAAATTACCTGGTTCAAAGTTGCCTTAAAAAGGAGGCAAAAAACACAGATTGGACAACCATTAGCTACAGCACGAAAAGTCGATGCTTAGTGGACAATCTGGAGCCCGGAAAAACATATTACTTCAGAGTCCTGGCCATAGGTGCCGGGGGAATCGGCCCCCCTAGCAACATTGAATCTATTATGGCCGCCTGA